In Ruminococcaceae bacterium BL-6, a genomic segment contains:
- a CDS encoding protein of unknown function (Evidence 5 : Unknown function) produces the protein MQSNGEEGKKYEKAVGKENPRLVEADAALFRKYVPEPPG, from the coding sequence ATGCAAAGCAACGGCGAAGAAGGAAAAAAGTACGAAAAGGCGGTCGGCAAAGAGAATCCGCGGCTGGTGGAAGCGGATGCGGCCCTTTTTCGGAAATACGTTCCGGAGCCGCCAGGCTGA